The proteins below come from a single Serratia fonticola genomic window:
- the murC gene encoding UDP-N-acetylmuramate--L-alanine ligase, with translation MNTQQLAKLRTFVPEMRRVRHIHFVGIGGAGMGGIAEVLANEGYQISGSDLAPNPVTQQLSELGATIYFHHRPENVLDASVVVVSTAIPADNPEIVAAREARIPVIQRAEMLAELMRYRHGIAIAGTHGKTTTTAMVSSIYAEAGLDPTFVNGGLVKAAGTHARLGSSRYLIAEADESDASFLHLQPMVAIVTNIEADHMDTYHGDFENLKQTFITFLHNLPFYGRAVMCIDDPVVRELLPRVGRHITTYGFSEDADVRIESYSQIGPQGHFTLSRQDKPLMTVTLNAPGRHNALNAAAAVAVATEEGIDDEAILRALAGFQGTGRRFDFLGEFPLAAVNEKQGSAMLVDDYGHHPTEVDATIKAARAGWPTKRVVMIFQPHRYTRTRDLYDDFANVLSQVDVLLMLDVYPAGEAPIPGADSRSLCRTIRNRGKLDPILVSDADTVPTLLAQLLQGDDLVLVQGAGNVGKIARRLAELKLQPQIKEEDHHG, from the coding sequence ATGAATACACAACAATTGGCGAAACTACGTACTTTCGTGCCCGAGATGCGACGCGTCCGGCACATTCACTTTGTTGGCATCGGTGGTGCCGGCATGGGTGGTATCGCCGAGGTGTTGGCCAACGAGGGTTATCAGATCAGCGGTTCAGACCTGGCACCGAACCCGGTCACCCAGCAGTTGAGCGAGCTTGGGGCAACGATTTACTTTCATCACCGCCCGGAAAACGTGCTGGATGCCAGCGTGGTAGTGGTGTCGACCGCTATCCCGGCAGACAACCCGGAGATCGTCGCAGCCCGTGAGGCGCGCATTCCGGTGATCCAGCGGGCAGAAATGCTGGCCGAGCTGATGCGCTATCGCCATGGCATTGCCATCGCCGGTACGCACGGCAAAACCACCACCACGGCGATGGTGTCCAGCATTTATGCCGAAGCCGGTCTTGACCCAACGTTTGTTAACGGTGGGCTGGTGAAGGCGGCGGGTACCCACGCACGTTTGGGTTCTAGCCGTTACCTGATTGCGGAAGCGGATGAGAGCGACGCGTCGTTCCTGCATTTGCAACCGATGGTGGCGATTGTCACCAACATCGAAGCCGACCATATGGATACCTACCATGGCGACTTCGAGAATTTGAAGCAGACGTTTATCACCTTCCTGCATAACCTGCCGTTCTACGGTCGTGCGGTAATGTGCATCGACGATCCGGTCGTGCGTGAGTTGTTGCCGCGCGTGGGTCGCCATATCACCACCTACGGCTTTAGCGAGGATGCGGATGTGCGCATCGAGAGCTATAGCCAGATCGGGCCGCAGGGGCACTTTACCCTGAGCCGTCAGGACAAGCCATTGATGACGGTGACCCTGAATGCACCGGGCCGCCATAACGCCTTGAACGCGGCGGCGGCGGTTGCCGTGGCGACGGAAGAAGGCATTGACGACGAAGCCATTCTGCGTGCGCTGGCCGGTTTCCAGGGGACGGGGCGTCGCTTCGATTTCCTGGGGGAATTCCCACTGGCTGCGGTGAACGAAAAACAGGGTAGTGCCATGTTGGTGGACGATTATGGCCACCACCCAACGGAAGTGGATGCGACCATCAAGGCCGCGCGTGCCGGTTGGCCAACCAAGCGGGTGGTGATGATCTTCCAGCCGCACCGCTATACCCGTACTCGCGATCTGTATGACGATTTCGCCAACGTATTGTCGCAGGTTGACGTGTTGCTGATGCTGGATGTCTATCCGGCGGGTGAAGCTCCGATCCCTGGCGCTGATAGCCGTAGCCTGTGCCGTACCATTCGCAATCGCGGCAAACTGGATCCGATCCTGGTGTCCGATGCGGATACCGTGCCAACGCTGTTGGCGCAGCTGTTGCAAGGGGACGACCTGGTGCTGGTGCAAGGGGCCGGCAATGTCGGTAAAATCGCGCGCCGGCTGGCTGAACTAAAACTGCAACCACAGATCAAAGAGGAGGATCATCATGGCTGA
- a CDS encoding D-alanine--D-alanine ligase, with protein sequence MADKVAVLLGGTSAEREVSLQSGAAVLAGLREAGIDAHGIDTRDFPVTELKAQGFTKVFIALHGRGGEDGTLQGLLEFLQLPYTGSGVMASALTMDKWRSKMVWQSMGLPVAPYVALSRRQYLGDDRQSQLAAIEALGLPLIVKPSREGSSVGMSKVTERAALEGALEEAFRHDEDVLVEKWLSGPEYTVAILGDKVLPSIRIQPAGVFYDYQAKYISDDTQYFCPSGLDAQQEAAMAALALRAYRGLDCSGWGRVDVMQDSDGSFYLLEANTSPGMTSHSLVPMAARQSGLTFSQLVAGILALAD encoded by the coding sequence ATGGCTGATAAAGTCGCCGTATTGCTGGGTGGTACCTCCGCAGAACGTGAAGTTTCACTGCAATCTGGCGCGGCCGTGCTGGCCGGGTTGCGAGAAGCGGGCATTGATGCACATGGCATCGACACCCGTGACTTCCCTGTCACCGAACTGAAAGCGCAGGGGTTCACCAAAGTGTTCATCGCGCTGCACGGGCGTGGCGGTGAAGATGGTACATTGCAAGGCCTGCTGGAGTTTTTGCAGTTGCCTTATACCGGCAGCGGCGTGATGGCTTCGGCGCTGACCATGGATAAATGGCGCAGCAAAATGGTGTGGCAGTCGATGGGGCTGCCAGTGGCGCCTTACGTGGCGCTGAGCCGCCGCCAGTATCTGGGCGACGATCGGCAAAGCCAACTGGCTGCCATTGAAGCTCTGGGATTACCGCTGATTGTGAAGCCAAGCCGCGAAGGTTCCAGCGTTGGCATGAGCAAAGTGACCGAACGCGCAGCCCTGGAAGGGGCGTTGGAAGAAGCGTTCCGTCATGATGAGGATGTGCTGGTAGAGAAATGGCTCAGCGGTCCGGAATACACCGTGGCGATCCTGGGTGACAAGGTGCTGCCTTCCATTCGTATTCAGCCCGCTGGCGTGTTTTACGATTACCAGGCCAAATATATTTCCGACGATACGCAGTATTTTTGCCCGAGCGGCCTGGATGCACAGCAGGAAGCCGCTATGGCTGCGCTGGCACTGCGGGCCTACCGTGGGCTGGATTGCAGCGGCTGGGGGCGTGTTGATGTCATGCAAGACAGCGATGGCAGCTTCTACCTACTGGAAGCGAACACTTCACCGGGCATGACCAGCCACAGTCTGGTCCCGATGGCGGCCCGGCAGTCCGGATTAACTTTCTCGCAGTTGGTTGCGGGAATTCTGGCGTTGGCTGACTGA
- the ftsQ gene encoding cell division protein FtsQ codes for MSQAALNARDREADNGPRRSNGTQLAGVIFLLMVLGTILWCGWVVVGWMQDASRLPLSRLVLTGERHFTTNDDVRQAILALGAPGTFMTQDVDIIQQQIERLPWVKQASVRKQWPDELKIHLVEYVPVAHWNDLHMVDAEGKSFSIPAQRLGNQKLPLLYGPEGSEQDVLEGYRAMNGVLAASKYQLKMASMTARHSWQLALDNDVRLELGRDDRMGRLQRFIGLYPVLLQQAQAENKRVSYVDLRYDSGASVGWAPAFIDPQAAMGDRPNSNQQQNQAQAKQQ; via the coding sequence ATGTCGCAAGCGGCTCTGAATGCACGCGATCGCGAGGCGGATAACGGCCCACGCCGCAGCAATGGTACCCAACTGGCAGGGGTAATTTTCCTGCTGATGGTGTTAGGCACCATCCTGTGGTGCGGCTGGGTAGTGGTAGGTTGGATGCAAGATGCCAGCCGTTTGCCGCTCTCAAGGCTGGTATTGACCGGTGAACGCCATTTCACCACTAACGACGATGTTCGCCAGGCGATCTTGGCTTTGGGAGCACCGGGCACCTTTATGACGCAGGATGTGGACATCATCCAGCAGCAGATCGAGCGTCTGCCGTGGGTCAAGCAGGCCAGCGTACGTAAACAGTGGCCGGATGAGCTGAAAATCCACCTGGTGGAGTATGTCCCGGTGGCGCATTGGAATGATTTGCACATGGTTGATGCCGAGGGCAAGTCGTTCAGCATTCCGGCGCAGCGTTTGGGCAATCAGAAATTACCGTTGCTCTATGGTCCGGAAGGCAGCGAACAGGATGTTCTGGAAGGTTACCGCGCGATGAACGGCGTGCTGGCAGCCAGCAAGTACCAGCTTAAGATGGCGTCCATGACGGCCCGCCATTCGTGGCAGTTGGCTTTGGATAACGATGTTCGGCTGGAACTGGGACGTGACGATCGCATGGGTCGCTTGCAACGCTTCATCGGGCTTTATCCGGTGCTGTTGCAGCAGGCGCAGGCGGAAAACAAGCGCGTCAGCTATGTCGATTTACGCTATGACTCCGGTGCCTCAGTCGGCTGGGCTCCGGCGTTTATCGACCCGCAGGCAGCCATGGGCGATCGACCAAACAGTAATCAGCAACAGAATCAGGCACAGGCAAAACAACAATGA
- the ftsA gene encoding cell division protein FtsA has product MIKSTDRKLVVGLEIGTAKVSALVGEVLPDGMVNIIGVGSCPSRGMDKGGVNDLESVVKCVQRAIDQAELMADCQISSVYLALSGKHISCQNEIGMVPISEEEVTQEDVENVVHTAKSVRVRDEHRILHVIPQEYAIDYQEGIKNPVGLSGVRMQAKVHLITCHNDMAKNIVKAVERCGLKVDQLIFAGLAASYAVLTEDERELGVCVVDIGGGTMDMAVYTGGALRHTKVIPYAGNVVTSDIAYAFGTPPTDAEAIKVRHGCALGSIVSKDESVEVPSVGGRPPRSLQRQTLAEVIEPRYTELLNLVNDEILQLQEQLRQQGVKHHLAAGIVLTGGAAQIDGLAACAQRVFHTQVRIGQPLNITGLTDYAQEPYYSTAVGLLHYGKESHLSGEAEVEKRASVGNWFKRINSWLRKEF; this is encoded by the coding sequence ATGATCAAGTCGACGGACAGAAAACTGGTAGTTGGACTGGAGATCGGTACCGCAAAAGTCTCCGCATTGGTGGGGGAAGTTTTGCCCGATGGCATGGTCAACATTATCGGGGTGGGCAGTTGCCCGTCTCGCGGTATGGATAAGGGTGGCGTTAACGATCTGGAATCGGTAGTCAAGTGCGTACAGCGCGCTATCGATCAGGCCGAACTGATGGCGGATTGTCAGATTTCTTCGGTTTACCTGGCCTTGTCGGGTAAGCATATCAGCTGTCAGAACGAGATCGGGATGGTGCCGATCTCCGAAGAGGAAGTGACGCAGGAAGACGTGGAGAACGTGGTGCATACCGCCAAGTCGGTGCGTGTGCGTGACGAACACCGCATCCTGCACGTTATCCCTCAGGAATATGCCATCGACTATCAGGAAGGCATCAAAAACCCGGTTGGGTTATCCGGCGTGCGTATGCAGGCCAAGGTGCACCTGATCACCTGCCATAACGATATGGCCAAGAACATTGTCAAAGCAGTAGAACGTTGTGGTCTGAAAGTGGACCAACTGATTTTCGCCGGTCTGGCCGCCAGTTATGCGGTGCTGACCGAAGATGAGCGCGAGCTCGGCGTCTGTGTGGTAGATATCGGCGGGGGCACCATGGATATGGCGGTGTATACCGGCGGTGCTCTGCGCCACACCAAAGTGATCCCTTACGCCGGGAACGTGGTCACCAGCGATATCGCCTACGCCTTCGGCACGCCGCCGACCGACGCGGAAGCGATTAAAGTTCGACACGGTTGTGCACTTGGGTCGATTGTTAGCAAGGATGAAAGTGTTGAGGTTCCTAGCGTGGGGGGAAGGCCTCCTCGGAGTCTGCAAAGACAGACATTGGCTGAAGTGATTGAGCCGCGCTACACCGAACTGTTGAATCTGGTTAACGATGAAATATTGCAATTGCAGGAGCAACTGCGTCAGCAAGGGGTGAAGCATCATCTGGCAGCGGGTATTGTGCTGACCGGCGGTGCCGCCCAGATTGATGGCCTGGCAGCCTGTGCGCAACGGGTATTCCATACCCAGGTACGCATCGGCCAACCCTTGAACATCACGGGTCTGACGGATTACGCGCAAGAGCCTTACTATTCTACAGCGGTCGGGCTACTGCACTATGGTAAAGAGTCTCACCTGAGCGGTGAGGCAGAAGTAGAAAAACGCGCCTCGGTGGGCAATTGGTTTAAACGCATCAATAGCTGGCTGAGAAAAGAGTTTTAA